Proteins encoded by one window of Streptomyces sp. NBC_01571:
- a CDS encoding NAD(P)-dependent oxidoreductase, with translation MTTRQSILLAGASGVLGRHVTQALTGAGHQVTALARSAAGGVRADLMDRDGLLRAVDGRHFDTVVHAATALRKAPLRHRDMYATDALRTEGTAHLIEAARATGAHRFVAESMVFGYGYGDHGDHLLTEDDPFGPRGTTPRLERHIAAMRTKERLTFEAAGLDGIALRFGLFYGPGGTDALLPMLRRRQPPVAADHDRVLPWTGLVDAAAAVVAAVERGRPGQAYNIADSAPMGFGAHVRAVAERFGLPKPVTVPLWTTSPMAYAHVVMATTMRVSSAKAERELGWTPAYPSTYDGLAALGAAG, from the coding sequence ATGACGACACGACAGAGCATCCTCCTGGCGGGCGCGAGCGGCGTCCTCGGCCGGCACGTCACCCAGGCCCTGACCGGGGCGGGACACCAGGTCACCGCCCTGGCCCGGAGTGCGGCGGGCGGTGTCCGGGCGGATCTGATGGACCGCGACGGGCTGCTGCGTGCCGTGGACGGCCGGCACTTCGACACCGTCGTGCACGCCGCCACGGCCCTGCGCAAGGCACCCCTGCGCCACCGGGACATGTACGCGACCGACGCGCTGCGCACCGAGGGCACCGCCCACCTGATCGAGGCCGCCCGGGCCACCGGCGCCCACCGGTTCGTCGCCGAGTCGATGGTCTTCGGATACGGCTACGGGGACCACGGCGACCATCTCCTGACCGAGGACGACCCCTTCGGACCGCGGGGCACCACGCCACGGCTCGAACGGCACATCGCGGCCATGCGCACCAAGGAACGACTCACCTTCGAGGCGGCGGGACTGGACGGCATCGCGCTGCGCTTCGGCCTCTTCTACGGCCCCGGCGGCACCGACGCGCTCCTGCCCATGCTGCGCAGGCGGCAGCCCCCCGTCGCCGCGGACCACGATCGGGTGCTGCCGTGGACCGGTCTCGTCGACGCGGCGGCCGCCGTGGTCGCCGCCGTCGAGCGCGGACGCCCAGGACAGGCGTACAACATCGCCGACAGCGCCCCGATGGGCTTCGGCGCCCATGTCCGAGCCGTGGCCGAGCGGTTCGGGCTGCCGAAGCCGGTGACGGTACCGCTGTGGACTACGAGCCCCATGGCGTACGCGCACGTCGTGATGGCGACGACGATGCGGGTGTCCTCGGCGAAGGCGGAACGTGAACTCGGCTGGACCCCCGCGTACCCGTCGACCTACGACGGGCTCGCGGCGCTCGGGGCGGCCGGGTGA
- a CDS encoding GNAT family N-acetyltransferase, with translation MSLLITPLSDPEPAPSSRRLAWLAADSTGVPVGSAFLRIFTKEGQEHLAELEVAVHPAERRRGVGDRLLDAAVSAARAEGRRSLVAQAAHGSPGDLFLAARGFRRVLALTYARLPLAGMDLVRIDGIAERPHPGYALTRWDGTVPPHLARTYADSRRAMDDMPMEETDYGTVVWDVARVVAAAEAVAKRGELLHTVAAVDRADGSIVGFSELVVPGDGRGDAQHYGTGVVPEHRGHGLGLWMKAESIRTARRRHPGLEGLLTDTADSNAPMRGINDALGYRPTHRAVEYQLDL, from the coding sequence TTGTCCCTGCTCATCACGCCGCTGTCCGACCCCGAGCCCGCACCGTCGAGTCGGCGTCTGGCCTGGCTGGCCGCCGACTCGACGGGCGTGCCCGTGGGCTCCGCGTTTCTGCGGATTTTCACCAAGGAGGGGCAGGAGCACCTCGCCGAGCTGGAGGTGGCGGTCCACCCGGCCGAACGGCGTCGGGGGGTGGGCGACCGCCTCCTGGACGCGGCCGTCTCGGCGGCGCGAGCCGAGGGGCGGCGCTCGCTCGTCGCACAGGCCGCGCACGGCTCACCCGGCGACCTGTTCCTGGCGGCCCGCGGCTTCCGCCGGGTGCTGGCACTGACGTACGCACGGCTGCCGCTCGCCGGCATGGACCTCGTACGGATCGACGGAATCGCCGAACGGCCGCATCCGGGGTACGCGTTGACGCGCTGGGACGGCACGGTGCCGCCCCACCTGGCACGGACCTATGCCGACTCGCGTCGGGCCATGGACGACATGCCGATGGAGGAGACGGACTACGGAACCGTCGTCTGGGACGTGGCGAGGGTCGTCGCGGCTGCCGAAGCCGTCGCGAAACGCGGGGAGTTGCTCCACACGGTCGCCGCGGTGGACCGTGCGGACGGTTCGATCGTCGGCTTCAGCGAGCTCGTCGTGCCCGGCGACGGCCGGGGTGACGCCCAGCACTACGGCACCGGGGTGGTGCCCGAGCACCGGGGCCACGGGCTGGGACTCTGGATGAAGGCCGAGTCGATCCGCACCGCCCGCCGACGGCACCCGGGGCTCGAGGGCCTGCTCACCGACACCGCCGACAGCAACGCGCCGATGCGCGGCATCAACGACGCGCTCGGCTATCGGCCGACGCACCGGGCGGTGGAGTACCAGCTCGACCTGTGA
- a CDS encoding MBL fold metallo-hydrolase produces the protein MREDAIVEVAAGVHLVHGSNTNWVILSEGDAVTLIDTGYPGDRPDVLASLDALGHSPKAIGAVLITHAHNDHLGSAEYLSSAFGVPVHLHEEELPHARREFIQQVSVGSVMLQAWRPGVLPWAVHAIRSGGTADVRMTRPESFPAEGPLDLPGRPVPVHTPGHTAGHCVYHLPDAGVVISGDALVSGHPTSRTRGPQLLPNMFHAERAMAIASLARIETLAADVLLPGHGPVHHGSVGDAARRALELAN, from the coding sequence ATGCGCGAGGACGCGATCGTCGAGGTGGCGGCCGGAGTTCATCTGGTTCACGGCAGCAACACCAACTGGGTGATCCTGAGCGAGGGGGACGCCGTCACCCTGATCGACACGGGGTACCCCGGCGACCGTCCGGACGTCCTCGCCTCCCTGGACGCGCTCGGCCACTCCCCCAAGGCGATCGGTGCCGTCCTCATCACGCACGCGCACAACGACCACCTCGGATCGGCCGAGTACCTGAGCAGTGCCTTCGGGGTCCCGGTCCATCTGCACGAGGAGGAACTCCCGCACGCGCGGCGCGAGTTCATCCAGCAGGTCAGCGTGGGGTCGGTGATGCTCCAGGCCTGGCGCCCCGGCGTACTGCCGTGGGCCGTGCACGCCATCAGGTCCGGGGGCACGGCGGACGTCCGGATGACCCGGCCCGAGTCGTTCCCCGCTGAGGGGCCGCTGGACCTGCCCGGCCGTCCGGTACCGGTGCACACGCCCGGGCACACCGCCGGGCACTGCGTCTACCACCTGCCGGACGCCGGTGTCGTGATCTCCGGCGACGCGCTGGTCAGCGGTCATCCCACCTCGCGGACACGCGGCCCGCAGCTGCTGCCGAACATGTTCCACGCCGAGCGTGCGATGGCCATCGCGTCACTCGCCCGCATCGAGACCCTCGCGGCGGACGTCCTGCTGCCCGGCCACGGTCCGGTCCATCACGGCTCCGTGGGCGACGCCGCGCGGCGCGCGCTGGAGCTCGCCAACTGA
- a CDS encoding alpha/beta hydrolase has translation MLSVHQRWTCVGAGAATLALLTAGLPSSAVAADAPDLSRFYHQRITWGVCAGDGMPADLQCGKVTVPLDYAHPQNGTLDIALARYRATGASRGSVLLNFGGPGGAGVPELAADDGKDFMDLTNGYDVVTFDPRGVGRSSPVSCGEGADQTSGAAGPAADGSDPQAVLKELRKVATACAAHSGPVLAHMGTVNAARDLDVMRQALGDKKLNYLGFSYGTRLGAVYAAQFPKKTGRMVLDGVDTLTESMAEQGLVGAEGQQTALDDFLTWCTEDVSCPFGEDPREAREQVVRLVASLDRDPVPTGLGPMFTGQELAGAVGQALYSRRMWPTLEQALASLVQDGDTQGLMQLSGGGASLPRPRAVGTPHAGLVDPADIPVDNLPAAFMAINCADDPDRPSAERAAKDVDALRAAYDRASPVFGRYRLTQVLLCHGRPKGTDYIRDDVRNVRTPKMLLVGTRGDPATPYRWTEETAARLGSSAVVLDNRGEGHTGYTSSKCVHRKVDDFLLYGSLPDNGSSCGPESGRDNP, from the coding sequence ATGCTGTCCGTGCACCAACGCTGGACGTGCGTCGGAGCCGGCGCGGCGACACTGGCCCTGCTGACGGCGGGACTCCCCTCGTCGGCCGTGGCCGCCGACGCCCCCGATCTGTCCCGCTTCTACCACCAGAGGATCACGTGGGGCGTCTGCGCGGGTGACGGGATGCCCGCCGACCTCCAGTGCGGGAAGGTGACCGTTCCGCTGGACTACGCGCACCCGCAGAACGGGACCCTGGACATCGCGCTGGCGCGGTACCGCGCGACGGGCGCCTCGAGGGGGTCCGTGCTGCTGAACTTCGGCGGTCCCGGTGGCGCGGGGGTCCCCGAGCTCGCCGCGGACGACGGCAAGGACTTCATGGACCTCACCAACGGCTACGACGTGGTGACCTTCGACCCCCGGGGCGTCGGCCGGTCCTCGCCCGTCAGCTGCGGCGAGGGCGCCGACCAGACATCCGGCGCTGCGGGACCCGCCGCCGACGGCAGCGATCCGCAGGCCGTCCTCAAGGAGCTGCGGAAGGTCGCCACCGCGTGCGCCGCGCACTCCGGCCCGGTGCTGGCCCACATGGGTACGGTGAACGCCGCCCGGGACCTCGACGTGATGCGGCAGGCGCTCGGCGACAAGAAGCTCAACTACCTCGGTTTCTCGTACGGAACCCGCCTGGGCGCGGTGTACGCGGCCCAGTTCCCGAAGAAGACGGGCCGGATGGTGCTCGACGGCGTGGACACGCTCACCGAGTCGATGGCCGAGCAGGGGCTGGTGGGGGCCGAGGGACAGCAGACCGCCCTGGACGACTTCCTCACCTGGTGCACCGAGGACGTGTCCTGCCCGTTCGGGGAGGATCCGCGCGAGGCCCGGGAGCAGGTCGTCCGGCTCGTCGCCTCGCTGGACCGGGATCCGGTGCCGACCGGCCTCGGGCCGATGTTCACGGGTCAGGAGCTCGCGGGTGCCGTCGGCCAGGCGCTGTACAGCCGGCGGATGTGGCCGACGCTGGAGCAGGCTCTCGCCTCGCTCGTCCAGGACGGCGACACCCAGGGGCTCATGCAGTTGTCGGGCGGCGGCGCCTCCTTGCCCAGGCCGCGTGCGGTGGGTACCCCGCACGCCGGGCTCGTCGACCCCGCGGACATCCCCGTCGACAACCTCCCCGCCGCCTTCATGGCGATCAACTGCGCGGACGACCCGGACCGGCCCAGCGCCGAGCGGGCCGCCAAGGACGTCGACGCGCTGCGCGCCGCCTACGACCGGGCGTCGCCGGTCTTCGGCCGGTACCGGCTCACCCAGGTACTGCTGTGCCACGGGCGCCCCAAGGGCACCGACTACATCCGTGACGACGTGCGCAACGTGCGGACCCCGAAGATGCTGCTCGTGGGCACCCGCGGGGACCCCGCGACGCCGTACCGCTGGACCGAGGAGACCGCCGCCCGGCTCGGCTCCTCCGCCGTCGTGCTCGACAACAGGGGCGAGGGCCACACCGGGTACACCTCCTCCAAGTGCGTGCACCGGAAGGTCGACGACTTCCTGCTGTACGGCTCCCTGCCGGACAACGGCAGTTCCTGCGGCCCGGAGAGCGGAAGGGACAACCCCTGA
- a CDS encoding chaplin translates to MKRVTRNGLIAAAAASGALAVTMPAYADSAAQGGTAGSPGLISGDTIQLPVHVPVNACGNTVNVAGLLNPAAGNSCANVSDGGAVRGVGGGSRAGDRGPGAGGTRSGNVGAHTDRASGTAAGGALAQGSGKDSPGLLSGNGLQLPVHLPVNVSGNSVNVVGLGNASVGNTSTNTSGGVPVQPVVPVPAPKPPTRAIVPEKAPYQAAEQPMASLAHTGADQTVPAIAASAALLLGGAVLYRRFRPAALR, encoded by the coding sequence ATGAAACGGGTTACCCGGAATGGATTGATCGCCGCGGCCGCCGCATCGGGCGCGCTGGCCGTGACGATGCCGGCGTACGCCGACTCCGCGGCGCAGGGCGGTACGGCGGGTTCACCCGGACTGATCTCCGGCGACACCATCCAGCTCCCGGTGCACGTCCCGGTGAACGCGTGCGGGAACACCGTGAACGTGGCCGGCCTCCTCAACCCCGCGGCGGGCAACAGCTGTGCCAACGTGAGCGACGGCGGCGCCGTCCGTGGAGTGGGCGGTGGCAGTCGTGCCGGTGACCGCGGCCCCGGTGCGGGCGGCACACGCTCCGGCAACGTCGGCGCGCACACCGACAGGGCCTCGGGCACGGCGGCGGGCGGGGCGCTCGCACAGGGAAGCGGAAAGGATTCTCCCGGTCTGCTCTCCGGTAACGGCCTGCAGCTGCCGGTCCACCTCCCGGTGAACGTCAGCGGCAACTCCGTGAACGTGGTGGGCCTCGGCAACGCCTCGGTGGGCAACACCTCCACGAACACCTCGGGCGGTGTGCCCGTCCAGCCCGTGGTGCCCGTCCCGGCGCCGAAGCCCCCGACGAGGGCGATCGTGCCCGAGAAGGCGCCGTACCAGGCAGCTGAACAGCCCATGGCGTCCCTCGCGCACACCGGCGCGGACCAGACGGTGCCCGCGATCGCCGCTAGCGCGGCACTGCTGCTGGGCGGGGCGGTGCTCTACCGGCGGTTCAGGCCCGCCGCGCTCCGCTGA
- a CDS encoding GNAT family N-acetyltransferase: protein MTFPGSEDLVVTQASLDDWSVVAGWAADEGWNPGLSDAPSFFAQDPEGFFIGRVGAEPVSAVSVVTYDADYAFLGFYLVRPDLRGRGYGLTTWKTALAHAGGRTVGLDGVVAQQDNYRRSGFELAHRTVRFTGTVPAAPVPAGVRPAGAADLADIAAYDSACCPADRPRFLARWLAGPGHRTFVRVADGRLTGYAVVRPALDGPRVGPLFADTAQDARALLRAVAAETPGRGITVDVPRTNTAGMALAEEFGLSPSFETARMYTGPVRPFARERVYGITTLELG from the coding sequence ATGACCTTCCCGGGTTCCGAGGACCTCGTCGTCACGCAGGCATCGCTCGATGACTGGTCGGTGGTCGCCGGGTGGGCCGCGGACGAGGGATGGAATCCGGGGCTGTCCGACGCTCCGAGCTTCTTCGCCCAGGATCCCGAGGGCTTCTTCATCGGCAGGGTCGGGGCGGAACCGGTCTCGGCCGTCTCGGTCGTCACCTACGACGCCGACTACGCCTTCCTGGGTTTCTATCTCGTACGACCGGATCTGCGCGGCCGCGGCTACGGTCTCACCACGTGGAAGACGGCCCTGGCGCACGCGGGCGGCCGGACCGTCGGACTCGACGGTGTGGTCGCGCAGCAGGACAACTACCGGCGGTCCGGGTTCGAGCTCGCCCACCGCACCGTCCGATTCACCGGAACCGTACCCGCGGCGCCCGTGCCGGCGGGAGTGCGGCCCGCCGGGGCGGCCGACCTCGCGGACATCGCGGCCTACGACAGCGCCTGCTGCCCGGCCGACCGTCCCCGGTTCCTCGCACGGTGGCTGGCCGGACCCGGCCATCGCACGTTCGTCCGTGTCGCGGACGGACGGCTCACCGGCTACGCGGTCGTCCGTCCCGCCCTCGACGGTCCGCGCGTCGGCCCGCTGTTCGCCGACACCGCGCAGGACGCCCGGGCCCTGCTACGCGCGGTGGCCGCGGAGACCCCCGGGCGGGGGATCACCGTCGACGTCCCGCGGACGAACACCGCGGGCATGGCCCTGGCCGAGGAGTTCGGCCTCAGCCCCTCCTTCGAGACGGCTCGCATGTACACCGGACCGGTCAGGCCGTTCGCCCGGGAGCGGGTCTACGGCATCACCACGCTCGAACTCGGGTGA
- a CDS encoding GNAT family N-acetyltransferase, whose protein sequence is MDHVAVLALFDRDMREDARPDGPGARVERVDKVVRQVGAEHGWNGVIWSDLDGPGADAAIADQVRYFGKLGREFEWKLYGHDKPENLGQRLRDAGFVAQPEETLMIAELGDLALDAQPPEGVRLLPVTDRAGVDLVADVHEQAFGTDSTRMRHQLLAQLTGDEDNVVAVVALAGDEPVSAARMEMVPGARFAGLWGGGTVESWRGRGIYRALVAHRARVAADRGYRYVQVDASTQSRPVLARLGFQPLTTTTPYVYG, encoded by the coding sequence ATGGATCACGTTGCGGTACTGGCCCTGTTCGACCGGGACATGCGGGAGGACGCGCGGCCCGACGGCCCGGGGGCCCGGGTCGAGCGCGTCGACAAGGTGGTGCGCCAGGTCGGTGCGGAGCACGGCTGGAACGGGGTGATCTGGTCGGATCTGGACGGCCCGGGCGCCGACGCGGCCATCGCCGACCAGGTGCGGTACTTCGGCAAGCTCGGCCGGGAGTTCGAGTGGAAGCTGTACGGCCACGACAAGCCGGAGAACCTCGGACAGCGCCTGCGTGACGCGGGGTTCGTCGCGCAGCCCGAGGAGACGCTGATGATCGCCGAGCTGGGCGATCTGGCGCTCGACGCCCAGCCGCCCGAGGGCGTACGGCTCCTGCCCGTCACCGACCGCGCCGGCGTGGACCTCGTCGCGGACGTCCACGAACAGGCCTTCGGCACCGACAGCACCCGTATGCGCCACCAACTGCTGGCCCAACTCACCGGTGACGAGGACAACGTGGTGGCGGTCGTCGCCCTCGCCGGCGACGAGCCGGTCAGCGCGGCCCGCATGGAAATGGTGCCCGGTGCCCGGTTCGCCGGACTGTGGGGCGGCGGCACCGTCGAGTCCTGGCGCGGCCGGGGCATCTACCGCGCCCTCGTCGCCCACCGTGCCCGGGTGGCCGCCGACCGCGGCTACCGCTACGTCCAGGTCGACGCCTCCACCCAGAGCCGCCCCGTCCTCGCCCGCCTGGGCTTCCAGCCACTGACCACGACGACGCCGTACGTCTACGGGTAG
- a CDS encoding DUF4232 domain-containing protein: MRISSVLALPAAAAALLLAVPQSSSAAAGSARPAAAAQPAKCADRSVVVRAHQATDPRVVHISVTNRSARTCTVDRIPTVVFGDLDGAALPVPAGESGPYALGAGRTAYAAVRTIADPADPEARRVDSIGVSADPARFGRSFTARELGAGDAVLVWEPVTTWWQPSQAAADRQLS; encoded by the coding sequence ATGCGCATCAGCTCCGTTCTCGCCCTCCCGGCCGCCGCCGCGGCACTGCTCCTCGCCGTGCCGCAGAGCAGTTCGGCCGCCGCCGGGTCCGCCCGGCCGGCCGCCGCGGCCCAGCCCGCCAAGTGCGCCGACAGGTCCGTCGTCGTGCGCGCCCACCAGGCCACCGACCCCAGGGTGGTGCACATCAGCGTCACCAACCGGTCCGCGCGGACGTGCACCGTCGACCGCATCCCCACGGTCGTCTTCGGGGATCTCGACGGCGCGGCCCTGCCGGTGCCCGCCGGTGAGAGCGGGCCGTACGCGCTCGGCGCGGGCAGGACGGCGTACGCGGCCGTGCGGACCATCGCCGACCCGGCCGACCCCGAGGCCCGCCGGGTGGACTCGATCGGGGTCTCGGCGGACCCCGCACGGTTCGGGCGTTCCTTCACGGCCCGGGAGCTGGGCGCGGGGGACGCCGTACTCGTGTGGGAGCCGGTCACCACGTGGTGGCAGCCCTCTCAGGCCGCCGCCGACCGGCAGCTCAGCTGA
- a CDS encoding GlsB/YeaQ/YmgE family stress response membrane protein, with the protein MEISGIISAIVIGIIIGILGRLVVPGRQHIGILWTIVVGIVAAFIGAGIASAFGVADTKGPDWIEWFIQIAVAAVGVAALDRVKVRR; encoded by the coding sequence ATGGAGATCTCAGGCATCATCAGTGCCATCGTCATCGGCATCATCATCGGCATACTGGGTCGGCTCGTCGTCCCGGGACGCCAGCACATCGGCATCCTGTGGACGATCGTCGTCGGCATCGTCGCCGCGTTCATCGGCGCCGGGATCGCCTCCGCGTTCGGCGTGGCCGACACCAAGGGCCCGGACTGGATCGAGTGGTTCATACAGATCGCCGTCGCGGCGGTGGGCGTCGCGGCGCTCGACCGGGTGAAGGTCCGCCGCTGA